One genomic segment of Candidatus Berkiella aquae includes these proteins:
- the fusA gene encoding elongation factor G encodes MARKTPLQHVRNIGIMAHIDAGKTTTTERVLFYTGVSHKIGEVHDGAAVMDYMEQEQERGITITSAATTCFWRGMAQNFPEHRINIIDTPGHVDFTIEVERSLRVLDGACGVFCAVGGVEPQSETVWRQANKYKVPRIAFVNKMDRAGADFLRVVKQMRERLGANAVPIQLNIGAEENFEGVVDLVKMKAIIWDDKTEGTRFEEHDIPENIKDKCQEMRENMVEAAAEASEELMEKYLSEGDLSSEDIYFGLRTRTIANEIVPVLCGSAFKNKGVQAMLDAVVQFLPSPADIPDVVGTEDESSEKHITRAASDDAPFSAYAFKIINDPFVGTLTFFRVYSGTLEAGTTILNSLKDKKERFGRILQMHANSREEIKEVRAGDIAAVVGLKHTTTGDTLTDPENVIVLEKMIFPEPVINVAIEPKTKADQEKMGIALGRLAKEDPSMRVFTDEESGQTILAGQGELHLEILVDRLKREFSVEANVGNPQVAYRESITASVEQEGKFIRQSGGRGQYGHVWIRLAPNEPGKGFEFVDEIKGGAIPKEYIPAVSKGIAEQMQNGVLAGYPVVDVKATLFDGSYHDVDSSEMAFKIAGSMAFKEGALKAKPKLLEPIMKVEVVTPEEYMGDVMGDLNRRRGVLQGMDDTPSGKTVSAMVPLSEMFGYATALRSMSQGRATYSMEFEKYMEAPANVTEQVISKQRG; translated from the coding sequence GTGGCGCGTAAGACACCTTTACAACACGTTCGAAATATCGGGATTATGGCACATATTGATGCCGGTAAAACCACGACAACTGAACGAGTCCTGTTCTATACGGGCGTTTCACATAAGATTGGTGAAGTTCATGATGGCGCAGCTGTTATGGATTACATGGAACAAGAACAAGAACGTGGTATTACCATCACATCAGCAGCAACAACCTGCTTCTGGAGAGGGATGGCACAGAACTTCCCTGAACATCGTATCAACATTATTGATACCCCAGGACACGTTGATTTTACTATCGAAGTAGAGCGTTCATTGCGCGTACTTGATGGTGCTTGTGGTGTATTTTGTGCAGTTGGTGGTGTAGAACCCCAATCTGAAACCGTATGGCGTCAAGCAAATAAATACAAAGTACCTCGCATTGCGTTTGTTAATAAAATGGATCGTGCTGGTGCAGATTTCTTACGTGTCGTGAAACAGATGCGTGAACGTTTAGGTGCCAACGCAGTTCCTATCCAGTTAAACATTGGCGCAGAAGAAAATTTCGAAGGCGTTGTCGATCTTGTCAAAATGAAAGCAATCATTTGGGATGACAAAACTGAAGGTACACGCTTTGAAGAGCATGATATTCCTGAGAATATCAAAGATAAATGCCAAGAAATGCGCGAAAACATGGTTGAAGCTGCTGCAGAAGCCAGTGAAGAATTGATGGAAAAATACCTAAGCGAAGGTGATTTATCCAGCGAAGATATCTATTTCGGCTTGCGTACACGTACGATTGCAAATGAAATCGTGCCCGTTCTTTGTGGTTCAGCGTTTAAGAACAAAGGCGTGCAAGCGATGCTTGATGCGGTTGTTCAATTTTTGCCTTCACCAGCAGACATTCCTGATGTTGTTGGTACAGAAGATGAATCATCTGAAAAGCACATTACGCGTGCTGCTTCTGATGATGCCCCATTCTCTGCTTATGCATTTAAAATTATCAACGATCCATTTGTTGGTACTTTAACCTTCTTCCGTGTTTATTCCGGAACGTTAGAAGCAGGTACGACCATTTTAAATTCGTTGAAAGACAAAAAAGAACGATTTGGTCGAATTCTGCAAATGCATGCTAACTCACGCGAAGAAATTAAAGAGGTTCGCGCAGGTGATATTGCTGCCGTTGTGGGTCTAAAACATACCACCACAGGTGATACTCTCACCGATCCTGAGAATGTGATTGTTTTAGAAAAAATGATATTCCCAGAACCCGTTATTAACGTTGCGATTGAACCTAAAACCAAAGCCGATCAAGAAAAAATGGGTATCGCATTGGGTCGCTTGGCAAAAGAAGATCCTTCAATGCGTGTATTTACGGATGAAGAGTCCGGTCAAACCATCTTGGCAGGTCAAGGTGAATTGCATTTAGAAATTTTGGTTGATCGTCTAAAGCGGGAATTTTCAGTAGAAGCCAACGTGGGTAACCCACAAGTAGCTTACCGTGAAAGCATCACCGCTAGTGTGGAACAAGAAGGTAAATTCATTCGTCAGTCAGGTGGTCGTGGTCAATACGGTCATGTTTGGATCCGTTTGGCACCTAACGAACCTGGTAAAGGTTTTGAGTTTGTTGATGAAATCAAAGGTGGTGCGATTCCTAAAGAATACATCCCTGCAGTTAGCAAAGGTATTGCTGAACAAATGCAGAATGGTGTGTTGGCTGGGTATCCTGTCGTTGACGTAAAGGCGACATTATTTGATGGTTCTTACCATGACGTCGACTCCAGTGAAATGGCGTTCAAGATTGCAGGTTCTATGGCCTTCAAAGAAGGTGCATTAAAAGCTAAGCCTAAATTGCTTGAACCTATCATGAAAGTAGAAGTGGTAACTCCTGAAGAGTATATGGGCGATGTGATGGGTGACCTTAACCGTCGTCGTGGTGTACTACAAGGGATGGATGATACGCCATCAGGTAAAACAGTTTCTGCAATGGTTCCTTTGTCTGAAATGTTTGGCTATGCAACTGCTTTGCGCTCAATGTCGCAAGGTCGTGCTACTTACTCCATGGAATTTGAAAAATACATGGAAGCACCAGCAAACGTTACAGAACAAGTAATTAGTAAGCAACGCGGTTAA
- the rpsJ gene encoding 30S ribosomal protein S10 → MMKGQIIRIRLKAFDHKLIDKSAKEIVETAKRTGAQVRGPVPMPTHIEKYTILISPHIDSNARDQYEIRTHNRLVIIAEPTDKTVDALMKLDLAAGVDVQIAVS, encoded by the coding sequence ATGATGAAAGGCCAAATCATAAGAATTCGTTTAAAAGCCTTCGATCATAAATTGATCGATAAATCGGCTAAAGAAATTGTGGAAACCGCAAAACGTACTGGTGCGCAAGTAAGAGGTCCAGTTCCAATGCCAACCCACATTGAAAAATACACCATTTTGATCTCGCCACACATTGATAGTAATGCGCGCGATCAATATGAGATCCGTACACATAATCGCCTTGTTATCATTGCTGAACCAACTGATAAAACAGTTGATGCATTGATGAAACTCGACTTAGCAGCAGGCGTTGATGTACAGATCGCTGTTAGTTAA
- the rplC gene encoding 50S ribosomal protein L3, translating into MAIGLVGRKVGMTRVFTETGSSIPVTVVEVLPNLITQLKSQDNEGFRAVQVTTGSRKAQRVNKPEAGHFAKAGVEAGRGLWEFPLNANEGVEFKVGQALTVDMFQTGQRVDVVGTTKGKGFAGTVKRHHFRTQDATHGNSRSHRVPGSIGQNQTPGRVFKGKKMCGHMGDVRRTAQYLEVVRVDAERNLLLIRGAVPGSTGGDLIIKPTAKVQINNAETA; encoded by the coding sequence ATGGCAATAGGTTTGGTTGGTAGAAAAGTAGGGATGACTCGGGTATTTACCGAGACAGGGAGTTCAATCCCTGTAACGGTAGTTGAAGTGTTACCCAATCTCATTACGCAGTTAAAATCGCAAGATAACGAAGGCTTTCGTGCAGTTCAGGTAACAACCGGTTCACGTAAAGCACAACGCGTCAATAAGCCTGAAGCAGGCCACTTTGCAAAAGCAGGCGTGGAAGCAGGTAGAGGTTTATGGGAATTTCCTTTAAACGCGAATGAAGGTGTTGAATTTAAAGTTGGCCAAGCGTTAACGGTTGATATGTTCCAAACGGGGCAACGCGTTGATGTGGTTGGTACAACCAAAGGTAAAGGTTTTGCTGGTACCGTTAAGCGCCATCATTTCCGTACTCAAGATGCAACACATGGTAACTCCCGTTCGCATCGTGTACCAGGCTCTATTGGTCAAAACCAAACGCCAGGTCGTGTATTCAAGGGTAAAAAGATGTGTGGCCATATGGGTGATGTTCGTCGTACTGCACAATATTTAGAAGTTGTACGAGTAGACGCTGAACGTAATTTGCTATTGATTCGTGGTGCCGTGCCAGGTAGCACAGGTGGTGATCTCATCATCAAACCAACGGCAAAAGTCCAAATCAATAATGCAGAAACAGCGTAA